In Gambusia affinis linkage group LG06, SWU_Gaff_1.0, whole genome shotgun sequence, one DNA window encodes the following:
- the LOC122833077 gene encoding extracellular calcium-sensing receptor-like, with protein sequence MIYNYTFKPEPPRCTGSLSVRSLRFSHAMVFAIDEINNSTELLPGIKLGYQIYDSCVSVPVAVHIAFQLTNRQDPVFYKGENCSQSGVVVAAVGDSSSTPSISMSSIVGSFNIPLVSYFATCACLSDKQQFPTFFRTIPSDHYQADALAKLVKHFGWSWIGVVHSDSDYGNNGMASFLEAALREGICVEYIESFFRTDPQNKIQRVADVIRSSTAVVVVAFTAVGEMKVLLEELVQDPPPPRQWIASEAWITDPNLMRFSFCAGAIGVAIQQSVIPGLKDFLLGLSPSEAAASPLLTKFWEDAFNCSLTETFPDKRACDGTADLNTLKSPYTETSQLRITNMVYKAVYAVAHAIQNAVCNKTNGLLQCDKHVRLEPKQVLKELKEVNFSKNGYHVSFDANGDPVAFYELVNWQKSESGVIELVTVGYYDASLPKGQEFRINRNLTWLDGGTQVPVSVCSESCPPGTRKVLQKGKPICCYDCIPCPEGEISNMTDSPDCFPCPREFWPNPKRDACFHKPVEFLSFDEVLSIILTVVSISGAFLAIFTSVIFFHHRTTPIVRANNSELSFLLLFSLTLCFLCSLTFIGAPSEWSCMLRHTAFGITFVLCISCVLGKTIMVLMAFKATLPGSNAMKWFGPTQQRTTVLSLTLIQVIICIIWLVVSPPFPVKNLTTYKEKIILECALGSAVGFWAVLGYIGLLAVFCFVLAVLARKLPDNFNEAKMITFSMLIFCAVWITFIPAYVSSPGKFTVAVEIFAILASSFGLILCIFAPKCFIILFQPEKNTKKYLMN encoded by the exons ATGATTTATAATTACACCTTCAAGCCCGAGCCTCCGAGGTGCACTGGCAG CTTGAGTGTCAGGAGTTTGCGCTTCTCTCATGCAATGGTCTTTGCCATTGATGAGATTAACAACAGCACAGAGCTGCTGCCCGGCATCAAACTTGGATATCAGATCTATGATTCTTGTGTCTCGGTGCCTGTGGCAGTGCACATCGCATTTCAACTAACAAACCGTCAGGACCCCGTGTTTTACAAAGGAGAAAACTGTTCTCAGTCTGGAGTGGTGGTGGCTGCTGTGGGAGACTCTTCATCCACTCCATCCATCAGCATGTCCAGCATTGTTGGGTCCTTCAACATCCCTCTG GTGAGCTACTTTGCCACTTGTGCCTGCCTTTCAGACAAACAACAGTTCCCAACTTTTTTCAGAACAATTCCCAGTGACCATTACCAGGCTGATGCACTGGCCAAACTGGTGAAACACTTTGGTTGGTCTTGGATCGGTGTTGTACACTCAGACTCAGATTATGGAAATAATGGCATGGCCTCCTTTCTTGAGGCAGCATTGAGAGAGGGGATCTGTGTGGAGTACATTGAGTCCTTCTTCAGAACCGACCCACAGAACAAGATCCAAAGAGTTGCAGATGTTATCCGTAG TTCAACAGCAGTGGTAGTTGTAGCGTTTACAGCTGTTGGAGAAATGAAAGTCTTGTTGGAGGAACTGGTTCAAGATCCTCCTCCACCTCGTCAGTGGATCGCAAGCGAAGCCTGGATAACTGACCCGAATCTGATGAGATTCAGTTTCTGTGCGGGAGCCATCGGTGTGGCCATTCAGCAATCTGTCATCCCAGGTCTGAAAGATTTTCTCCTGGGTCTCTCTCCATCTGAGGCGGCTGCTTCCCCACTGCTGACAAAGTTCTGGGAGGATGCATTCAACTGCAGTTTGACAGAAa CTTTCCCAGACAAGAGAGCATGTGATGGAACCGCAGATCTCAACACCCTAAAAAGTCCGTACACAGAAACATCTCAGTTAAGAATCACTAACATGGTGTACAAAGCTGTTTATGCTGTAGCTCATGCCATCCAGAATGCAGTgtgtaacaaaacaaatggattattgcaatgtgacaaacatGTCAGACTGGAACCCAAACAG GTTCTTAAAGAATTAAAGGAAGTGAACTTCTCCAAAAATGGCTATCATGTCTCATTTGATGCTAATGGAGATCCTGTGGCTTTTTATGAACTTGTAAACTGGCAGAAAAGTGAGAGTGGAGTTATTGAACTGGTAACAGTGGGATATTATGATGCTTCACTGCCAAAGGGCCAAGAGTTTCGTATCAACAGAAACTTAACCTGGTTGGATGGAGGGACACAA gTTCCAGTGTCAGTTTGTTCAGAGAGTTGTCCTCCAGGAACTCGTAAAGtgttgcagaaaggaaaaccaaTCTGCTGCTATGACTGTATACCATGTCCTGAAGGAGAGATCAGTAATATGACAG ATTCTCCTGATTGCTTCCCGTGTCCCAGAGAGTTCTGGCCAAATCCAAAGAGAGATGCTTGTTTCCACAAACCTGTTGAGTTTCTTTCCTTCGATGAAGTTCTGTCAATCATCCTGACTGTAGTGTCAATCAGTGGAGCCTTTCTGGCCATTTTTACGTCAGTGATTTTCTTCCATCACAGAACAACTCCAATTGTCAGAGCCAACAACTCTGAGCTGAgtttcctgctgctcttctctctgACTCTGTGTTTCTTATGTTCATTAACTTTCATTGGAGCCCCCTCTGAGTGGTCCTGCATGCTGCGGCACACAGCTTTTGGCATCACATTTGTTCTCTGTATCTCCTGTGTTCTTGGCAAAACTATAATGGTTCTAATGGCCTTTAAAGCTACACTTCCTGGTAGTAATGCTATGAAATGGTTTGGTCCAACACAACAAAGAACGACTGTATTGAGTCTCACTTTAATTCAGGTTATAATATGTATCATTTGGTTGGTTGTGAGTCCTCCCTTCCCAGTGAAAAATCTGACCACCTACAAGGAGAAGATCATCCTGGAATGTGCGTTAGGCTCTGCTGTTGGTTTCTGGGCTGTGCTCGGCTACATCGGCCTGCTggctgtgttttgctttgtgttagcTGTTCTAGCTCGGAAACTACCTGATAATTTCAACGAAGCCAAGATGATAACCTTCAGCATGTTGATATTCTGTGCAGTCTGGATCACCTTCATCCCAGCTTATGTCAGCTCTCCTGGGAAATTTACTGTGGCTGTGGAGATATTTGCTATTCTGGCCTCCAGTTTTGGACTGATACTGTGTATATTTGCTCCaaagtgtttcatcattttgtttcaacCAGAAAAGAACactaagaaatatttaatgaac